The Primulina huaijiensis isolate GDHJ02 chromosome 12, ASM1229523v2, whole genome shotgun sequence genome has a window encoding:
- the LOC140990264 gene encoding uncharacterized protein yields the protein MDFVFGNLNGGSSSFNQDINKCPFLRNINEPTNFSFSMPMALPILLRDGKGPIFEDGPNFDMAFRLFHGQNGVVPLSERSFIRTEKCPSESSPIHFNPLGAKAAAISLSAFGPGGPFGFDAFSKKWKKESKKSSSSKNESSKGTISEHEAMGNEWLQNGNCPIAKSYRAVSHVLPLVAKVFKPPPGMKYRCPPAVVAARSAIAKTAFAKNLRPQPLPTKVLVVGILGMAANVPLGIWREHTEKFSPSWFAAVHAAVPFIGILRKSILMPKAAMAFTIAASILGQVIGSRAERLRLKSVAARKLAVLESSISGPTQLAVGGVRGGYCGEIIDWKQNSIEAPPSSADVFC from the exons ATGGATTTTGTCTTCGGAAACTTGAATGGGGGATCCTCATCTTTCAACCAGGACATCAATAAGTGTCCATTTTTGCGAAATATTAATGAGCCAACGAACTTTTCCTTCTCAATGCCTATGGCTCTCCCTATACTG TTGCGAgatggaaaaggtcccatattTGAGGATGGTCCCAACTTTGATATGGCATTTAGGCTTTTCCATGGGCAGAATGGTGTTGTTCCTCTTTCTGAGAGATCATTCATTCGTACTGAGAAGTGTCCATCCGAATCATCTCCCATTCATTTCAATCCATTGGGAGCAAAAGCAGCCGCCATCAGTCTTTCAGCCTTTGGTCCTGGAGGACCTTTTGGGTTTGATGCATTTTCCAAGAAGTGGAagaaagaaagcaagaaatcaAGTTCCTCGAAAAATGAGTCCTCAAAG GGAACGATATCAGAACACGAAGCCATGGGCAATGAATGGCTACAGAACGGGAACTGCCCCATTGCAAAGTCGTATCGGGCTGTGAGTCATGTCCTTCCTCTTGTAGCAAAGGTCTTTAAACCCCCGCCTGGCATGAAGTATAGGTGTCCTCCAGCTGTGGTCGCTGCCAGGAGTGCTATAGCAAAAACAGCCTTTGCCAAAAACCTTCGACCTCAACCACTACCCACAAAAGTACTTGTTGTTGGCATTTTGGGTATGGCAGCAAATGTACCATTAGGAATATGGAGAGAACACACCGAAAAGTTTTCACCTTCTTGGTTTGCTGCTGTTCATGCTGCCGTACCTTTCATAGGTATTCTCCGGAAATCCATCTTGATGCCTAAAGCAGCAATGGCTTTTACCATTGCTGCTTCCATTTTAGGGCAGGTGATTGGTTCGAGGGCAGAAAGGCTCCGTCTGAAATCGGTTGCTGCCAGGAAGCTGGCAGTTCTTGAATCTTCTATCAGTGGGCCGACTCAATTGGCTGTTGGTGGAGTTAGAGGTGGATACTGTGGTGAAATCATTGATTGGAAACAGAATTCTATTGAAGCTCCCCCATCGTCGGCAGACGTTTTTTGCTGA
- the LOC140989908 gene encoding double-stranded RNA-binding protein 2-like: MYKNQLQELAQRSCFNLPAYTSFREGPDHAPRFKAAVNFNGETFESPSYCSTLRQAEHSAAEVALDALSSRGPSNSLAARILDETGVYKNLLQEVSQRVGASLPAYTTFRTGLGHLPVFTCTVELAGVIFTGEPAKNKKQAEKNAAMAAWLSLKSLVQQFESSASEKTHKDEQEHVTAARALQKYLIMARLEKISFPIKFPTPNPKPSSMQQSPASTSKILPLICPKTAPRHRTLTAASNNSICQKTVQPTHSQLHISISNESISSLADNLKIRPQKFPAAGAAPYIPVRHCSPHHRVAPPVTIRNVIPVFSAPPLPSPQSSMVMRPPPLGMVPPVCVRQAVPVYTPPVRKEELAKLHPVVKIEDPRLFKPATSLAENLPIPRAAVSKLEESKFPKIPLVRVEEPFGSKLLPICETPDSEVPAVQTHLLAAEFTAVQVASPVSEVNNATTTSIQFAEEAGTNLQDKLPESAGVENFSELKI; encoded by the exons ATGTATAAAAATCAGCTGCAGGAGCTGGCGCAGCGGAGCTGCTTTAATCTTCCGGCGTACACGAGCTTTCGGGAAGGTCCTGATCACGCGCCGAGGTTCAAGGCGGCTGTTAACTTTAACGGCGAGACGTTTGAGAGCCCTAGTTACTGCTCGACGCTCCGTCAGGCTGAGCACTCCGCTGCTGAGGTGGCTCTCGATGCCCTTTCCAGCCGTGGCCCTTCAAATTCCCTCGCCGCCAGAATTCTG GATGAGACAGGTGTCTATAAGAATCTCTTGCAGGAGGTTTCACAAAGAGTGGGGGCATCTTTGCCTGCTTATACGACTTTCCGAACCGGCCTGGGCCACCTTCCTGTTTTTACTTGTACTGTAGAGCTGGCTGGAGTCATATTTACAGGTGAGCCAGCTAAGAACAAGAAGCAAGCGGAAAAGAATGCTGCTATGGCGGCTTGGTTATCTCTTAAATCAC TTGTGCAACAATTTGAAAGTTCAGCATCAGAGAAGACTCATAAGGACGAGCAGGAGCATGTGACAGCAGCACGTGCTCTGCAGAAGTATTTAATAATGGCGAGATTGGAGAAAATATCTTTTCCAATAAAATTCCCCACACCAAATCCAAAACCATCAAGTATGCAGCAGTCTCCGGCCTCGACATCAAAAATTCTTCCTTTGATATGCCCTAAAACAGCTCCACGCCACAGGACTTTGACTGCTGCAAGCAACAATTCAATTTGCCAAAAGACTGTGCAGCCAACTCACAGCCAGTTACATATTTCTATCTCGAATGAGAGCATCTCCTCATTGGCAGACAACCTCAAGATCCGACCCCAAAAGTTTCCTGCAGCAGGAGCGGCTCCCTACATTCCTGTCCGTCATTGCAGCCCACACCATAGAGTTGCACCACCAGTGACAATACGCAATGTAATTCCGGTTTTCTCTGCACCACCGCTTCCTTCTCCACAGTCTTCAATGGTAATGAGGCCTCCACCATTGGGTATGGTTCCACCTGTGTGTGTGAGACAGGCTGTTCCAGTATACACTCCTCCTGTTAGAAAGGAGGAGCTAGCCAAATTACATCCGGTTGTTAAAATAGAGGACCCACGCCTCTTCAAACCCGCAACATCTCTTGCAGAGAATCTGCCAATTCCTAGAGCAGCAGTGAGCAAACTTGAGGAATCAAAGTTCCCCAAAATCCCCCTGGTTCGAGTGGAAGAGCCTTTTGGTTCCAAGTTGTTGCCTATTTGTGAGACACCAGATTCTGAAGTTCCAGCAGTTCAAACTCATCTACTAGCAGCTGAATTCACGGCTGTTCAGGTTGCATCACCTGTTTCTGAAGTCAACAACGCAACCACCACCTCAATACAATTTGCTGAAGAGGCTGGGACAAATTTGCAGGACAAGCTGCCAGAGTCAGCTGGTGTTGAAAACTTCAGCGAGCTAAAGATATAA
- the LOC140989512 gene encoding serine carboxypeptidase-like 26, producing MELFKESDIKMLILMGNHLASMAVRGAIWQTCFFLDSPSGAGFAYSNTSSDLHTAGDQRRAEESYIFLVKWFERFPRYDFYISGESYAVGMPIL from the exons ATGGAGCTATTCAAGGAATCGGACATTAAAATGTTAATCCTGATGGGAAATCACTTAGCCTCAATGGCTGTACGTGGAGCCATT TGGCAAACTTGCTTTTTCTTGGATTCACCGAGTGGTGCTGGTTTTGCGTATTCGAATACTTCTTCAGACTTGCATACCGCAGGTGATCAAAGAAGAG CCGAAGAATCATACATCTTCCTTGTCAAGTGGTTCGAAAGGTTTCCTCGGTACGATTTCTACATTTCTGGGGAAAGTTATGCCG TGGGAATGCCGATTCTGTGA
- the LOC140989564 gene encoding uncharacterized protein isoform X1: protein MDFGEEVQTCHLRLLDHINKAAESIIGELERHLDDAASMVQTTEEQDEDVKTSVDSFTVFNTTGEVLSSDLTKPNVTDFASMMAIIYSMVKQDYTMQDRIASSLSIVVGSGTGNLLPDAVIATLYRR from the exons ATGGATTTCGGTGAAGAAGTGCAAACGTGCCATCTAAGGCTTCTGGATCATATAAACAAAG CAGCCGAAAGTATCATCGGTGAACTTGAACGCCATTTAGATGATGCGGCATCCATGGTGCAAACTACAGAAGAGCAAGATGAAGATGTTAAGACAAGTGTAGATTCCTTTACGGTTTTCAACACAACT GGAGAAGTTTTATCATCAGATCTTACAAAACCCAATGTCACCGATTTTGCATCCATGATGGCTATTATTTACAGCATGGTGAAACAAGACTACACAATGCAG GATCGGATCGCGTCCTCTCTAAGCATCGTCGTCGGCAGCGGAACTGGAAACCTATTGCCTGATGCGGTCATTGCGACCCTTTATAGACGATGA
- the LOC140989564 gene encoding uncharacterized protein isoform X2, whose amino-acid sequence MDFGEEVQTCHLRLLDHINKAESIIGELERHLDDAASMVQTTEEQDEDVKTSVDSFTVFNTTGEVLSSDLTKPNVTDFASMMAIIYSMVKQDYTMQDRIASSLSIVVGSGTGNLLPDAVIATLYRR is encoded by the exons ATGGATTTCGGTGAAGAAGTGCAAACGTGCCATCTAAGGCTTCTGGATCATATAAACAAAG CCGAAAGTATCATCGGTGAACTTGAACGCCATTTAGATGATGCGGCATCCATGGTGCAAACTACAGAAGAGCAAGATGAAGATGTTAAGACAAGTGTAGATTCCTTTACGGTTTTCAACACAACT GGAGAAGTTTTATCATCAGATCTTACAAAACCCAATGTCACCGATTTTGCATCCATGATGGCTATTATTTACAGCATGGTGAAACAAGACTACACAATGCAG GATCGGATCGCGTCCTCTCTAAGCATCGTCGTCGGCAGCGGAACTGGAAACCTATTGCCTGATGCGGTCATTGCGACCCTTTATAGACGATGA